A stretch of the Perca fluviatilis chromosome 17, GENO_Pfluv_1.0, whole genome shotgun sequence genome encodes the following:
- the slc5a1 gene encoding sodium/glucose cotransporter 1 has translation MSQDYFGFSWRRSNARNGTTSVAVNNAADISVIVIYFLVVLAVGVWAMVRTNRATVGGFFLAGRSMVWWPIGASLFASNIGSGHFVGIAGTGAAAGIAIGGFEWNALVVVVILAWLFVPIYIKAGVVTMPEYLKKRFGGQRIRIYLSVLSLVLYVFTKISADMFSGAIFINQALGLNIYLAVVMLLLITALYTVTGGLAAVIYTDTLQTIIMVVGSFILMGFAFNEVGGYESFQERYMKAVPSMTTNISASCYEPRADSFHIFRNAITGDLPWPGLVFGLTIQAMWYWCTDQVIVQRCLSAKNLSHVKAGCILCGYLKLLPMFLMVFPGMISRILYADEVACVDPDACLKYCGASVGCTNIAYPKLVVDLMPNGLRGLMLSVMMASLMSSLTSIFNSASTLFTMDIYTKIRRSATERELMIAGRVFILGLIGVSIAWIPVVQSAQSGQLFDYIQSITSYLTPPVAAVFMLAIFCKRVNETGAFYGLTIGLLIGLSRMIAEFVYGTGSCVNPSNCPTIICGVHYLYFSIILFVISCIIIVGLSLMTKPIDDKHLYRLCWSLRNCTEERVDLEQDDWIDNQGSNDMDIEEPEEEPGLCKKVVMSFCGLEKQTAPKLSPEEQAELQKQLTDTTEKPLWRSVVNANAIILLCVAVFLHGFYG, from the exons ATGTCTCAGGATTATTTTGGATTCTCCTGGAGAAGGAGCAATGCAAGAAACGGCACGACCTCCGTGGCTGTTAACAACGCAGCAGATATCTCCGTTATTGTGATTTACTTTTTGGTTGTCTTGGCTGTCGGAGTATGG GCTATGGTCCGCACCAACCGAGCCACAGTCGGtggctttttccttgcagggAGGAGTATGGTGTGGTGGCCG ATCGGAGCATCACTGTTTGCCAGCAACATTGGCAGTGGCCACTTTGTAGGAATCGCTGGGACTGGTGCAGCTGCAGGAATAGCCATCGGTGGCTTTGAATGGAAC gcTCTTGTAGTGGTCGTCATTCTGGCATGGCTGTTTGTGCCCATCTACATTAAAGCTGGG GTGGTCACCATGCCTGAGTACCTGAAGAAGAGGTTTGGAGGACAGCGTATTCGCATCTATCTCTCAGTGCTGTCCCTCGTTCTGTATGTTTTCACCAAGATATCA GCAGACATGTTCTCTGGCGCCATTTTTATCAACCAGGCTCTTGGGTTGAATATCTACCTTGCTGTTGTCATGCTGCTATTGATTACTGCACTGTACACTGTCACAG GTGGATTGGCTGCAGTGATCTACACGGACACTTTACAGACCATCATCATGGTTGTTGGATCATTCATCCTTATGGGCTTTG CTTTCAATGAGGTGGGAGGTTATGAAAGCTTCCAGGAGCGCTACATGAAGGCCGTCCCTTCTATGACGACTAACATCAGTGCAAGCTGCTACGAGCCTCGGGCTGACTCCTTCCATATTTTTAGGAATGCGATTACAGGAGACCTGCCATGGCCTGGCCTTGTGTTTGGACTCACCATTCAGGCCATGTGGTATTGGTGCACTGATCAG GTGATTGTCCAGCGCTGCCTCTCAGCCAAGAATTTATCTCACGTTAAGGCAGGCTGCATCTTGTGTGGCTACCTGAAGCTGCTGCCCATGTTCCTCATGGTTTTCCCCGGTATGATCAGCAGGATCCTCTATGCTG ATGAGGTGGCATGTGTGGATCCAGATGCATGTTTAAAATACTGTGGTGCCAGTGTTGGCTGCACTAACATCGCTTATCCCAAACTGGTGGTGGATCTCATGCCCAATG GTCTGCGAGGTCTTATGCTGTCGGTGATGATGGCCTCTCTGATGAGCTCTCTTACCTCCATCTTCAACAGTGCCAGTACTCTCTTCACAATGGACATCTACACTAAGATCCGCCGCTCAGCCACTGAAAGGGAGCTCATGATTGCTGGCAG AGTGTTTATCTTGGGCCTGATTGGTGTGAGCATAGCATGGATCCCCGTGGTGCAGTCAGCCCAGAGTGGTCAGCTCTTTGACTACATCCAGTCCATCACCAGCTACCTCACACCACCTGTTGCAGCTGTCTTCATGCTTGCCATCTTCTGCAAACGTGTCAATGAGACT GGTGCGTTTTATGGCCTCACGATTGGCCTGTTAATCGGCCTGTCCAGGATGATTGCTGAATTTGTTTATGGGACAGGCAGCTGCGTTAACCCCAGTAACTGTCCCACCATCATATGTGGAGTCCACTACCTCTACTTCTCCATCATCCTGTTTGTTATCTCCTGTATCATCATCGTGGGACTCTCACTCATGACCAAACCCATTGACGACAAGCAT TTGTATCGACTGTGCTGGAGCCTAAGGAACTGTACGGAGGAGAGGGTGGACCTTGAACAGGATGATTGGATTGATAACCAAGGGTCCAACGATATGGACATAGAAG AGCCCGAGGAGGAACCAGGCTTGTGCAAGAAGGTGGTGATGTCCTTCTGCGGCCTGGAGAAGCAAACAGCCCCGAAGTTGAGTCCAGAGGAGCAGGCGGAGCTGCAGAAGCAGCTGACAGACACCACTGAGAAGCCTTTATGGAGGAGCGTTGTCAACGCCAACGCCATCATCCTCCTGTGTGTGGCTGTTTTCCTTCATGGTTTTTACGGTTAA